One Roseimaritima multifibrata DNA window includes the following coding sequences:
- a CDS encoding ArsR/SmtB family transcription factor, translated as MELQADPTADDFAKLAWAIAHPARVQIVRFLIGRQACMCGEIVNQLPLAQSTVSQHLKILKESGLIQGEVDGPKVCYCINPECLESLKAFVNEL; from the coding sequence GTGGAGCTTCAGGCGGATCCGACGGCTGATGACTTTGCCAAGCTCGCTTGGGCAATTGCACATCCGGCTCGTGTTCAGATCGTGCGTTTTCTGATCGGTCGGCAAGCCTGCATGTGTGGCGAAATCGTCAACCAACTACCGTTGGCTCAGTCGACCGTTTCACAGCACCTAAAGATTTTGAAGGAATCCGGGCTTATTCAAGGTGAAGTCGACGGACCCAAGGTTTGTTACTGTATTAATCCTGAATGCCTTGAATCGCTAAAGGCGTTTGTGAATGAGCTCTGA
- a CDS encoding arylsulfatase, whose protein sequence is MKPSHFALAILVTCTTLSLAAEDRPNVVLIMSDDQGGGDYGFMGNDVIRTPALDAMHARSGYLSKFYVSPVCAPTRASLMTGRYNYRTRCVDTYVGRAMMDPEEVTLAESLRDAGYKTGIYGKWHMGDNYPLRAMDQGFSESLVHRGGGIGQPSDPIGAEGKYTDPVLFKNGEEVSLKGYCTDIYFDAAMEFMTSSTETGKPFFAYIATNAPHGPFDDVPQELYEEYKNTDLSSLLARPLPEKRRKAEFDKLARIAAMITNIDENVARLFAKLDELGITDNTIVIYLNDNGPNTMRYVGNMRGMKSHVDDGGIRSPLLFQWPAKVQADATSDKLCAHIDVMPTILDACNVEPPHATKMDGRSFLPLLTGEDVNWPTRQVVFQSHRGNVPQLFNHFALHEDPWKLVNPSGFGNERINGVPKLELYNLSNDPRQMHNVAADHPETTKRLSQAYEAWFADVSSTREDNFAPPRIIVGTKHEPQTVLTRQDWRHATGRPWAKDSNGFWLLQAAEAGDYDIEIILDSDNHPAGTAIVSVGESQSELKLTAGQQRGHLFVIDASPDIARGWRFL, encoded by the coding sequence ATGAAGCCCTCACATTTCGCGCTCGCGATCCTAGTCACCTGCACGACCTTGTCGCTCGCTGCGGAGGACCGTCCCAATGTCGTTCTAATCATGAGCGACGACCAGGGGGGCGGCGACTACGGATTCATGGGCAACGACGTCATCCGAACGCCCGCATTGGATGCGATGCACGCTCGCAGCGGATACCTAAGCAAGTTTTACGTCAGCCCCGTCTGCGCCCCAACACGGGCCAGCCTGATGACAGGACGGTACAACTACCGCACTCGGTGCGTCGACACTTACGTCGGCCGCGCGATGATGGATCCCGAAGAAGTGACACTGGCGGAGTCGCTTCGCGATGCTGGATACAAAACGGGCATCTACGGGAAATGGCACATGGGTGACAACTACCCACTGCGAGCGATGGACCAAGGTTTTTCGGAAAGCCTCGTTCACCGCGGGGGCGGGATCGGACAACCTTCCGACCCGATTGGTGCCGAGGGAAAGTACACCGATCCGGTGCTGTTCAAAAATGGTGAGGAAGTGTCGCTAAAAGGGTACTGCACCGACATCTATTTTGATGCCGCAATGGAATTCATGACATCCAGCACGGAAACAGGCAAGCCGTTTTTTGCGTACATCGCGACGAACGCGCCTCACGGCCCTTTTGATGATGTGCCGCAGGAACTGTACGAAGAATATAAAAACACCGACCTCTCCTCCCTGCTGGCCAGGCCTCTTCCCGAAAAACGTCGCAAAGCGGAATTCGACAAACTAGCGCGCATCGCCGCGATGATCACCAACATCGACGAAAATGTCGCTCGCCTGTTTGCCAAACTTGACGAACTGGGCATTACCGATAATACGATTGTGATCTACCTAAACGATAATGGCCCTAACACCATGCGTTACGTCGGCAACATGCGAGGCATGAAGTCCCACGTAGACGACGGCGGGATACGATCGCCGCTGCTATTCCAGTGGCCAGCAAAGGTACAGGCCGACGCGACGTCGGACAAACTGTGTGCACACATCGACGTGATGCCAACCATCCTCGACGCCTGCAACGTCGAACCACCCCACGCAACCAAAATGGATGGACGCAGCTTCCTCCCGCTGCTGACTGGCGAAGACGTGAACTGGCCCACACGGCAGGTTGTTTTCCAGTCCCATCGAGGCAATGTGCCTCAGCTATTCAATCACTTTGCCCTCCATGAAGACCCTTGGAAATTGGTCAACCCAAGCGGTTTCGGGAATGAGCGAATCAATGGCGTCCCGAAGCTAGAACTTTACAACCTGTCGAATGACCCACGCCAGATGCATAACGTTGCAGCCGATCATCCAGAGACGACGAAACGACTTTCCCAAGCCTATGAAGCGTGGTTTGCAGATGTCAGTTCCACTCGCGAGGACAATTTTGCACCGCCCCGAATCATCGTGGGGACGAAGCACGAACCTCAGACAGTGCTCACCCGCCAAGATTGGCGACATGCTACCGGAAGACCATGGGCCAAAGACTCGAACGGGTTCTGGTTGCTGCAGGCTGCCGAAGCTGGCGACTATGACATTGAAATCATTCTCGATAGCGACAACCATCCCGCCGGCACGGCGATCGTTAGCGTCGGGGAATCACAGTCCGAACTGAAACTCACAGCCGGTCAACAGCGAGGACACCTTTTTGTGATTGACGCCAGCCCTGATATCGCACGGGGCTGGCGTTTTTTGTAG
- a CDS encoding RNA-directed DNA polymerase — MAKRSATTRMKGLPKKFFDRNDLFVAYRKAKQDVFQEKTQANRLAFSEYEKHLNANLETLHSRLTSRTVNWFRDLNFIGDVGFIPKDLHLASTASESESEPHFSQSDPDESWKRQIQAMGGENPTVSFRPMAAFTVDMYIVCTLWVNRVGAHLDACLDNTAKGSRLRRHQRSEETGTIGGLHLDAIGSFPPYYYAYKEWRDDGLKAIRLELEEDRKVIAITMDLTSFYHRIDAGFLLDDAFLEAVRFQELSGHDLTNEERLFTRQLVRAFANWGEEYADSSDAPCVGIPVGPSAPRVIANVLLAEFDQLVQQKLDPIYYARYVDDIFLVIRDHGQFNDGKDVLSHLCERIEPLDFNDDGQELHLKLRYAKDSQLVFQAKKQRIFALSGEIGHDLLDTIQSKIDEISSEWRLLPDLDVLETSPAARALAAGKRPNEDVNTLRKADDLSLNRLSFANLLRDHDQLLNYLPPSEWRSKRHEFYKFAERNVLSPSRVFGLVGYFPRLFGLAVACRDWKQAESLLKRTVRSLTTLKETTTLLTETKTSDTWKKFALTLGRVVHETLIQCYPLSGKKPSDARSVNLLAGQISELLGFESDSERLLIEQSRELFWTDLGRVPFKDGILGYMQIPKCPLPSWEGGIPDEQRERHAAIREFVKSVGQDVKKTRPLLLPTRPLSVAEITELDQSTVSDLTKLKKFVHAIRGTWVRPANDHEDGDWSTATRVTIGLGERKRQPRIAITSLAVGDSSWAMAAAGKPDLSASRYKCLTKLVNSIIKSKTRPDYVLLPELSVPRRWLPGIASKLLRQRISLIAGAEYRYDKSVVFNEAAIYLVDNRVGYASAHTVIWQQKGLPAHHEREELRSKFGLKLAEPQSSRCLKRVYNHFGFEFGTLICSELTDIEHRQIFRGQVDGLFVLSWNQDLESFGSLIESASLDVHCFMALVNNRKYGDSRVRAPYKDAWERERARIKGGMDDYFVIVELDIDAIRDFHSHQLPPLGDRAKFKPTPEGFKISKSRKRIPGT; from the coding sequence ATGGCAAAACGCAGCGCAACTACCCGCATGAAGGGTCTGCCCAAAAAATTCTTCGATCGAAATGATTTGTTCGTAGCCTACCGAAAGGCCAAGCAGGACGTTTTTCAAGAAAAGACCCAGGCGAACCGACTTGCATTTTCCGAGTATGAAAAACACCTGAATGCAAACCTTGAGACGCTACATTCCCGCCTAACATCCCGAACGGTCAATTGGTTCAGAGACTTGAACTTCATTGGCGACGTTGGCTTCATCCCTAAGGATCTGCACCTAGCGTCCACAGCGTCCGAATCGGAATCCGAGCCCCATTTCAGTCAATCTGACCCTGACGAGAGTTGGAAACGGCAGATCCAGGCCATGGGCGGGGAGAATCCTACCGTCTCGTTCCGTCCGATGGCTGCCTTCACCGTAGACATGTATATCGTCTGCACGTTGTGGGTGAATCGAGTCGGTGCACACTTAGATGCCTGCCTTGACAATACAGCCAAGGGATCGCGACTACGACGTCATCAACGCTCCGAAGAAACGGGCACAATTGGTGGTCTTCACTTGGATGCCATTGGATCTTTTCCACCGTATTACTACGCCTACAAGGAATGGCGAGATGATGGGCTTAAAGCGATTCGCCTTGAGTTGGAAGAAGATCGGAAAGTTATCGCGATCACGATGGATCTCACCTCGTTCTATCATCGCATCGACGCAGGCTTTCTTTTGGACGATGCGTTTCTTGAAGCTGTCAGGTTTCAAGAACTCTCGGGACACGATCTCACGAACGAGGAGCGATTGTTCACGCGGCAATTGGTGCGAGCATTTGCCAATTGGGGAGAGGAATATGCAGATAGCTCTGATGCCCCATGTGTTGGCATTCCTGTTGGACCATCGGCACCGAGAGTCATTGCCAACGTTCTGCTCGCGGAATTCGATCAACTCGTTCAGCAGAAACTCGATCCGATTTATTACGCCCGGTATGTGGACGACATTTTTCTTGTCATACGCGACCATGGCCAGTTCAACGACGGAAAGGACGTCTTGTCGCATCTGTGCGAACGGATCGAACCTTTAGATTTCAACGATGATGGCCAAGAATTGCACCTTAAACTGAGGTACGCCAAGGATTCACAATTGGTGTTTCAGGCAAAGAAGCAACGCATTTTTGCATTGTCCGGCGAGATCGGACATGACCTACTGGACACAATCCAGAGCAAGATCGACGAGATTTCAAGCGAGTGGCGACTATTGCCTGACCTTGATGTATTGGAAACGTCACCGGCAGCTCGCGCTCTCGCGGCCGGGAAGCGGCCAAATGAAGACGTCAACACGCTGCGAAAAGCCGATGACCTGTCTTTGAACCGACTCAGCTTCGCGAATCTACTTCGGGATCATGACCAGCTACTGAATTACCTGCCTCCGTCGGAATGGAGGTCCAAGCGACACGAATTTTACAAGTTTGCAGAACGCAACGTCTTATCTCCTTCCCGTGTTTTCGGATTGGTTGGATACTTCCCTCGACTTTTCGGCTTGGCTGTTGCTTGTCGTGATTGGAAGCAAGCTGAGAGCCTGCTGAAGCGAACGGTGCGTTCGTTGACGACACTCAAAGAAACGACGACTTTATTGACCGAAACAAAGACCAGTGACACCTGGAAGAAATTTGCGTTGACACTCGGGCGAGTCGTTCATGAAACGCTCATTCAGTGTTATCCATTATCAGGAAAGAAGCCTTCGGATGCGAGATCCGTGAATCTACTGGCAGGGCAGATCTCAGAGCTTCTTGGGTTCGAGTCTGACTCGGAGAGGTTGCTAATCGAACAGAGTCGAGAATTGTTCTGGACCGATCTTGGGCGTGTTCCATTCAAAGACGGTATTCTTGGTTATATGCAAATCCCAAAGTGTCCTTTGCCGAGTTGGGAAGGCGGTATTCCAGACGAACAGCGTGAGCGTCATGCCGCAATCCGCGAATTCGTTAAGTCGGTTGGGCAAGACGTCAAGAAGACTCGACCGCTCTTGCTCCCCACTCGTCCACTATCAGTTGCTGAGATCACCGAACTCGATCAGAGTACTGTGTCGGATTTGACGAAGTTGAAGAAGTTCGTTCACGCTATTCGTGGAACATGGGTGCGTCCCGCCAACGATCACGAAGATGGCGACTGGAGTACAGCGACGCGGGTAACCATCGGGTTAGGCGAGCGAAAAAGGCAGCCAAGGATTGCTATCACAAGTTTAGCAGTAGGAGACTCAAGCTGGGCGATGGCAGCGGCTGGGAAACCAGACCTCAGCGCAAGTCGGTATAAGTGCCTCACGAAACTCGTCAATTCAATCATCAAATCGAAAACTCGACCAGATTACGTCCTGTTACCCGAGCTGTCTGTGCCTCGCAGATGGTTGCCGGGTATCGCGAGCAAGCTGTTGCGGCAACGAATATCGCTGATTGCCGGTGCAGAGTATCGTTACGATAAAAGCGTTGTGTTTAACGAAGCGGCAATCTACCTTGTGGACAATCGAGTAGGATACGCATCCGCCCACACGGTCATTTGGCAACAAAAGGGGCTACCCGCTCACCATGAACGTGAGGAGTTAAGATCAAAATTCGGCTTGAAGCTAGCTGAGCCACAAAGTTCACGGTGCCTGAAACGGGTATACAACCATTTCGGTTTCGAGTTTGGGACTCTCATTTGCAGCGAGCTTACCGATATAGAACACCGCCAAATATTCAGAGGACAAGTCGACGGACTTTTCGTATTAAGCTGGAACCAAGATCTTGAATCGTTCGGCTCTCTGATCGAATCCGCGTCTCTCGACGTGCACTGCTTCATGGCACTAGTCAATAACCGGAAATACGGTGATAGCCGGGTACGGGCACCATATAAAGACGCGTGGGAACGCGAACGGGCAAGAATAAAGGGAGGGATGGACGACTACTTTGTAATTGTTGAACTCGACATTGACGCGATCCGTGACTTTCACAGCCATCAGCTTCCGCCACTTGGTGACCGAGCAAAATTTAAACCGACGCCGGAAGGTTTCAAAATCTCAAAGTCTCGCAAGCGAATTCCAGGAACATGA
- a CDS encoding thermonuclease family protein, with translation MATESSGSLIPEAPSPSHIEVEAEDPEEPAEIQLALPKQSKRTWTDKSGTHSVVATLVNFNETHVQLERADGGNKVALPIESLSEDDQIYFAYATTPRYDQEAEVVIGKASRIMDGDTIKLHSIEDDQRTIRLVGIDAPESDQRFGPEAKLWLTHEVSGKNLRVEVKEKDRYGRLLGNVYVIDEGDRWLNHEIILAGLAWHYVDYSSDIRLAKAQQVARGEVAGLWQDARRVAPWDYRNGTRIETAIPVEAESIRTTDIQVYVTDSGTKYHSSGCRYLAKSKHQIPLSRAKSAYSPCSKCSPPR, from the coding sequence ATGGCGACAGAATCTTCCGGATCTCTAATTCCAGAAGCACCGAGTCCCTCGCATATTGAAGTTGAGGCAGAGGATCCGGAGGAACCCGCTGAAATTCAGTTGGCATTGCCCAAGCAGAGCAAGAGGACCTGGACTGACAAATCAGGTACTCATTCGGTGGTTGCGACATTGGTCAACTTCAACGAGACACATGTCCAGCTGGAGCGTGCTGATGGTGGCAATAAGGTCGCTTTGCCAATTGAGTCGCTGAGCGAAGACGATCAAATCTATTTTGCGTACGCCACCACGCCACGCTACGACCAGGAAGCGGAGGTTGTGATTGGCAAGGCAAGCAGGATCATGGATGGGGATACGATCAAATTACATTCCATAGAAGATGATCAGAGAACGATTCGTCTTGTTGGCATTGACGCTCCTGAAAGCGACCAGCGCTTCGGTCCTGAAGCCAAGTTGTGGCTTACACATGAGGTGTCCGGGAAAAATCTGCGGGTTGAGGTTAAGGAGAAGGATCGTTACGGGCGACTGCTCGGCAACGTCTATGTCATTGATGAAGGGGATCGCTGGCTGAACCATGAGATCATTCTCGCTGGCCTGGCTTGGCATTATGTCGACTACAGCAGCGATATCCGCCTAGCAAAAGCCCAGCAGGTCGCACGGGGGGAAGTGGCTGGGCTCTGGCAGGATGCTCGCCGAGTGGCCCCATGGGATTACCGGAACGGGACTCGAATAGAGACAGCAATCCCTGTTGAGGCCGAATCGATCCGGACGACCGACATCCAGGTATACGTAACGGACTCAGGGACCAAGTACCACTCATCAGGGTGCAGATACCTGGCTAAATCGAAGCATCAAATTCCCTTGAGCCGAGCCAAGTCAGCTTACAGCCCTTGCTCGAAATGTAGTCCGCCAAGGTAG
- a CDS encoding TIR domain-containing protein — protein sequence MPVERCLEYTDNNLRDYFFHFGETRIDELLAFPALIAHEQDVSDENVRLVRLTDIARRGNRIRAIFDPTGTELTYEQFTNLSFELDIDGFEYHRTHWAIKNVDLTDVLSKAGVQTPPSAFPQRPYVDLGSHRFQVALSFPGEDRNLVQDIASRLEQRLGLNSVFYDFHYQAFLARPSLDTLLQTVYTNARLNVVFLSGNYERKRWCSGIEFRAIREIIANRENDRVMFIKTGDGDVSGVFATDGWIEADNQKADNIAYFIEQRARVYDT from the coding sequence ATGCCAGTTGAACGCTGTTTGGAATACACCGACAACAACCTTCGCGACTACTTTTTTCACTTTGGCGAAACTCGTATCGACGAACTTCTCGCTTTTCCTGCACTGATAGCGCATGAGCAAGACGTCTCTGATGAAAACGTTCGGCTCGTTAGGCTTACCGACATTGCGAGGCGTGGAAATCGTATCCGCGCGATTTTCGATCCGACAGGTACAGAATTGACTTACGAGCAATTCACAAACCTCTCTTTTGAATTGGACATCGACGGATTCGAGTATCACCGAACCCACTGGGCGATCAAGAATGTCGATTTAACCGATGTGCTTTCTAAAGCCGGAGTGCAAACACCACCGTCTGCATTTCCACAGCGGCCATATGTCGATTTGGGATCACATCGTTTTCAGGTCGCGCTGTCGTTCCCCGGCGAAGACCGTAATTTGGTTCAAGACATTGCGTCACGTCTCGAACAACGATTGGGCTTGAATTCTGTTTTCTACGACTTTCATTACCAAGCGTTTTTGGCTCGCCCCTCTCTCGATACGTTGTTACAAACGGTTTATACAAATGCACGACTGAACGTAGTTTTCCTGTCTGGCAACTACGAACGCAAACGATGGTGCAGTGGAATTGAGTTTCGTGCAATTCGGGAGATAATTGCAAATCGTGAAAATGATCGGGTGATGTTCATTAAGACCGGTGACGGTGACGTATCAGGGGTGTTCGCTACTGACGGCTGGATAGAAGCAGACAATCAAAAGGCGGACAACATCGCTTACTTCATCGAACAGCGAGCTCGTGTTTACGATACTTGA
- a CDS encoding DUF1559 family PulG-like putative transporter, producing MKHSSGLTLVELLVVIAIVSILLGLSVSSIQYAREAARNQTCQSQLRQIGLAVSAYESQFRFMPAALAPTGSIHVTLLPYLEQNELYRDITLSGSSNYDPVLIGNKAISLPILLCPTDSAPYPEAGSGTQCGTNYAACIGIWAAHNGFDGAFRPLEKPWSTWSYGAGSLSLSEFTDGTAHTASFTELLRSDGSTHRLRVTWEGPISETLAEFSAGCISVTQNNVVSSTMSRGTPWTDGNVGQTLYNHAIPPNNPTCNHGDYILEAASTAASQHPSGVNVLYVDGHVAFTADSVDRDVWQSVGSRSSTLSTE from the coding sequence ATGAAACACTCTTCAGGACTTACGCTGGTAGAATTGCTAGTTGTAATCGCGATTGTTTCGATACTCTTAGGCCTGTCAGTATCCAGCATCCAATATGCTCGTGAAGCGGCGAGGAATCAAACCTGTCAGTCGCAACTAAGACAGATCGGATTGGCAGTTTCTGCATATGAATCGCAGTTCCGCTTTATGCCTGCGGCTTTGGCTCCCACTGGGAGCATTCATGTCACACTTCTTCCATACTTAGAGCAAAATGAACTCTATCGTGACATTACCCTAAGTGGTTCTTCAAATTACGATCCAGTTTTGATTGGCAATAAAGCAATTTCGTTGCCAATACTGTTGTGCCCAACGGATAGTGCTCCTTACCCTGAGGCTGGATCGGGGACTCAGTGTGGTACAAACTACGCGGCATGCATCGGTATATGGGCAGCCCACAACGGATTCGACGGAGCATTTCGTCCCCTTGAGAAGCCGTGGAGTACGTGGAGCTACGGAGCGGGCTCTCTTTCATTATCAGAGTTTACTGACGGGACGGCGCACACAGCAAGTTTCACTGAACTACTCCGGAGTGATGGCTCAACACATCGCCTGCGAGTGACGTGGGAGGGCCCCATTAGCGAAACACTCGCGGAATTTTCCGCCGGGTGTATTTCTGTGACACAAAACAATGTGGTTTCCAGCACGATGTCGCGCGGAACCCCTTGGACTGACGGAAACGTGGGACAAACCTTGTACAACCACGCTATCCCTCCCAACAACCCAACATGTAATCACGGTGATTACATTTTAGAGGCTGCATCTACCGCAGCCAGTCAACACCCCTCTGGAGTTAATGTCTTATATGTAGATGGTCATGTTGCCTTCACCGCAGATAGTGTCGATCGCGACGTGTGGCAATCTGTGGGAAGCCGTAGTTCAACCCTGTCGACCGAATGA
- a CDS encoding tyrosine-type recombinase/integrase, with protein sequence MRTLWQGPNGVHQPGGQAFVERTAATRDRNLPALVTAWRDHLLAEGGRPELDGTPTPGENSTVSRKITSLRSFFSFLQNYGYRGANPAAPDFIKVPKASDKGLTPSILPKLVGQLLEAPDAEIPARVRDRAVLAVFTYMALRVDELHHINVGNIFRDGEHTVIRIKGMGLELRRGVIPPVAASAVNEWIASAEIDRDRSGPLFRPTVSPRGQGRDGFIRSCMTVRSIQRLVKKYCEQVGIDEDVSVHSLRVTAATEADNAGIPLIDIQHWLGHKDPRTTLRYIRGTENLDRSPAYMIRYG encoded by the coding sequence ATGCGAACACTGTGGCAGGGACCGAATGGAGTTCATCAGCCAGGCGGCCAAGCCTTCGTGGAAAGAACTGCCGCGACGAGAGATCGCAACCTGCCCGCTCTGGTAACCGCGTGGCGGGACCATTTGCTAGCCGAAGGCGGTCGTCCCGAATTGGACGGTACACCCACTCCCGGTGAAAACTCTACCGTTTCCCGAAAGATCACCTCGCTACGGTCGTTTTTTTCGTTCCTGCAGAACTACGGGTATCGCGGGGCCAACCCGGCCGCTCCGGATTTTATCAAAGTCCCTAAAGCGTCCGACAAAGGTTTGACCCCCTCCATCCTCCCAAAGCTGGTTGGGCAGTTGCTCGAAGCTCCGGATGCCGAAATCCCTGCTAGGGTTCGCGATCGGGCAGTATTGGCGGTCTTCACCTACATGGCATTGCGCGTTGACGAGCTGCACCACATTAATGTCGGGAACATTTTTCGCGACGGCGAACACACCGTCATTCGGATCAAAGGCATGGGACTCGAACTCAGACGCGGAGTGATTCCGCCGGTCGCCGCTTCGGCAGTTAACGAATGGATTGCCTCTGCCGAAATAGATCGTGATCGCTCAGGGCCGCTGTTTCGTCCAACCGTGTCGCCGCGTGGTCAGGGGCGTGATGGATTTATTCGCTCATGCATGACGGTCCGCTCCATTCAGCGATTGGTCAAGAAGTATTGTGAACAGGTGGGGATCGATGAAGATGTGAGCGTCCATTCGCTCCGGGTCACTGCCGCAACCGAAGCGGACAACGCGGGTATTCCGCTGATCGACATTCAGCATTGGCTCGGACACAAAGACCCACGAACAACTCTTCGTTACATTCGTGGTACCGAGAACCTCGATCGCAGTCCCGCTTACATGATCCGGTATGGCTAG
- a CDS encoding tyrosine-type recombinase/integrase yields MSHEEWKWFIEWAPKNPSTRWNISAPTRTLLYSVAILTGLRANELFTLQSERMNTQRPPFFVLANSSDTKNGELARQWVGSDTASKLSSHIESNPDDRTVFEGMPNSDGTAAMFRDDLAFTRRKYEQLHNNPDKYFLAVKNRSGDDLDFHCLRYTCGAWLALDKVHPKAIQTVMRHSTITLTMDRYGHLFPAMEHEAIQALERFM; encoded by the coding sequence ATGTCGCATGAAGAATGGAAATGGTTCATTGAATGGGCACCAAAGAACCCATCCACTAGATGGAACATCTCAGCACCGACGAGAACACTTCTCTATTCTGTCGCTATCCTAACAGGGCTGCGAGCCAATGAACTATTCACACTTCAGTCAGAACGGATGAATACGCAGCGTCCTCCATTCTTTGTTCTCGCGAACAGCTCCGATACCAAGAACGGCGAACTCGCGCGACAGTGGGTGGGATCCGACACTGCATCAAAGCTTTCATCCCACATAGAATCCAACCCTGATGACCGAACAGTCTTTGAGGGAATGCCCAATAGCGATGGGACTGCCGCGATGTTCCGGGATGACTTGGCATTCACAAGACGCAAATATGAGCAACTTCACAACAACCCGGACAAATACTTCCTAGCAGTCAAGAACCGGTCCGGCGACGACCTCGATTTCCACTGTCTTCGATACACTTGCGGAGCATGGCTCGCACTGGACAAGGTCCACCCAAAAGCGATTCAAACTGTCATGCGGCACTCGACAATAACGCTCACTATGGACCGATACGGGCACCTGTTTCCGGCGATGGAGCACGAGGCAATTCAGGCACTTGAGCGGTTTATGTGA